The Eleutherodactylus coqui strain aEleCoq1 chromosome 6, aEleCoq1.hap1, whole genome shotgun sequence genome window below encodes:
- the PSMB4 gene encoding proteasome subunit beta type-4, whose product MMMMGSEMRLFPGGPAPGELHSFPGQGPHRHTLNPMVTGTSVLGVKFDGGVMIAADMLGSYGSLARFRNISRIMKVNSCTMLGASGDYADYQYLKQVLEQMVIDEELVGDGHNYSPKAVHSWLTRVMYNRRSKMNPLWNIVVLAGFYKGESFLGYVDKLGVAYEAPTIATGFGAYLAQPLMRKVIENKPKLTREEARQLIERCMKVMYYRDARSYNRYEIATVTESGVEIEGPLSSDTNWEIAHLISGFE is encoded by the exons ATGATGATGATGGGCAGCGAGATGCGGTTGTTCCCCGGAGGACCGGCACCGGGAGAGCTCCACTCCTTTCCGGGCCAGGGGCCCCACAGGCACACGCT GAACCCGATGGTGACCGGGACTTCGGTGCTGGGAGTGAAGTTTGATGGCGGGGTGATGATCGCCGCGGACATGTTGGGCTCGTACGGCTCGCTGGCGCGATTCCGTAACATCTCCAGGATAATGAAGGTTAATTCGTGCACCATGCTGGGGGCGTCCGGAGACTACGCCGACTACCAGTACCTGAAGCAGGTGCTGGAGCAGATGGT GATTGACGAAGAGCTGGTAGGGGACGGGCACAACTACAGTCCGAAGGCCGTCCACTCCTGGCTCACCCGCGTCATGTACAACCGCAGGAGTAAGATGAACCCGCTCTGGAACATAGTGGTGCTGGCGGGGTTCTACAAGGGAGAGAG TTTTCTAGGTTACGTAGACAAGTTGGGTGTGGCCTACGAAGCTCCAACGATAGCCACCGGCTTTGGCGCTTACCTGGCTCAG CCGCTGATGCGGAAAGTGATTGAGAATAAGCCAAAGCTGACGCGGGAAGAGGCCCGGCAGCTGATCGAGCGCTGCATGAAGGTGATGTACTACCGAGACGCCAGGTCCTACAACAGA TATGAGATCGCCACCGTCACAGAGAGCGGCGTGGAGATCGAGGGGCCGCTGTCCTCCGACACCAACTGGGAGATCGCACATCTCATCAG TGGATTTGAATGA